The following are encoded together in the Glycine max cultivar Williams 82 chromosome 8, Glycine_max_v4.0, whole genome shotgun sequence genome:
- the LOC100784644 gene encoding uncharacterized protein has translation MDKNDFSQSLSSSHFLSRNTISLSRIKQLLPPPSPTRTHSLSHRPQNLTLLPSLFSSLLPPKQVNKQHSHIHHNTNTNTNKDNNLVCLQSKPFKLAFENQDTPVREIKPKNRRIMGAGGPDDEDNRWPPWLKPLLKESFFVQCKLHADSHKSECNMYCLDCMNGALCSLCLSXXXXXXXXQIRRSSYHDVIRVNEIQKVLDITGVQTYIINSARVVFLNERPQPRPGKGVTNTCEVCERSLLDSFRFCSLGCKIVGTSRNFQKKKKSAAMGSDTEDSSYSSNSSHGKKNSFTPSTPPPTSVNYRTAKRRKGIPHRAPMGGLVIEY, from the exons ATGGATAAGAACGACTTCTCTCAATCTCTCTCTAgttctcactttctctctcgTAATAcaatttctctctctagaataaAACAGCTTCTACCGCCTCCAAGTCCTACAAGAACCCATTCCCTCTCACACCGCCCCCAAAATCTCACTCTTCTgccttctcttttctcttctcttcttcctccaaaACAAGTAAACAAACAACACTCTCACATTCAccacaacacaaacacaaacacaaacaaagacAACAACCTTGTTTGTCTGCAATCAAAACCTTTCAAGCTGGCGTTCGAGAACCAAGACACCCCTGTCCGAGAAATCAAGCCCAAGAACCGGAGAATCATG ggTGCTGGAGGCCCTGATGACGAGGACAATAGGTGGCCACCATGGCTGAAACCTCTTCTCAAAGAGAGCTTCTTTGTTCAATGCAAGCTTCACGCTGATTCGCACAAGAGCGAGTGCAACATGTATTGCTTAGATTGTATGAACGGTGCTCTCTGCTCTCTCTGCCTATCNNNNNNNNNNNNNNNNNNNNNNN gacaGATAAGAAGGTCTTCATACCATGATGTGATTAGGGTTAATGAGATTCAGAAGGTGTTGGACATCACAGGGGTCCAAACCTACATTATCAACAGCGCAAGGGTTGTTTTCTTGAATGAGAGGCCTCAGCCAAGGCCTGGTAAAGGTGTCACCAACACTTGTGAAGTCTGCGAGCGCAGCCTTCTTGATTCCTTCCGATTCTGTTCTCTTGGTTGCAAG ATTGTTGGGACTTCAAGGAACttccagaagaagaaaaagtcagCGGCAATGGGATCAGACACAGAGGATTCTTCGTACAGCAGCAACAGCAGCCATGGGAAGAAGAACAGCTTCACACCGTCCACACCGCCTCCAACTTCTGTTAATTACAGAACGGCCAAGAGAAGAAAGGGAATTCCACACCGTGCCCCAATGGGTGGGCTAGTCATAGAATACTAG